One Pirellulales bacterium DNA window includes the following coding sequences:
- the nusG gene encoding transcription termination/antitermination protein NusG: MSSAEPQAVDAAREPQVEAESAAPEIVETVAAEPAAKPTKPAKATKSAKPTPLPEPDEPEGDPNNKDWYILKVQSNREDTIADGLQRRVAIAGLQDYFGEIIVPTEMVTEFKNGKKKVVKRKLYPGYIVIHMSITEETWFLVRDTPGIGDFTGSGGKPIPMLPHEVSKLIAKEEEKTEEQPRLKISFKSGDRVKINEGTFENFEGEVDNIDQTNGRVTVMINIFGRSTPVELEYWQIESI; encoded by the coding sequence ATGAGCAGCGCTGAACCTCAGGCGGTCGACGCCGCGCGCGAACCCCAGGTCGAAGCCGAGTCGGCGGCGCCCGAGATCGTCGAGACTGTGGCCGCGGAGCCGGCGGCGAAGCCCACCAAACCAGCCAAGGCGACAAAATCCGCCAAGCCTACCCCCTTGCCGGAGCCCGATGAGCCGGAAGGCGATCCAAACAACAAAGATTGGTACATCCTCAAGGTGCAGAGCAACCGCGAGGACACCATTGCCGACGGGTTACAGCGCCGCGTGGCGATTGCCGGACTGCAAGACTATTTCGGGGAGATCATCGTCCCCACCGAGATGGTCACCGAGTTCAAGAACGGCAAAAAGAAGGTCGTCAAACGCAAGTTGTATCCGGGCTACATCGTCATTCACATGTCGATCACCGAGGAAACCTGGTTCCTCGTCCGCGATACCCCCGGCATCGGCGACTTCACGGGATCGGGCGGCAAGCCAATTCCCATGCTGCCGCATGAAGTCTCCAAGCTGATCGCCAAGGAAGAAGAAAAGACCGAGGAGCAGCCGCGGCTGAAGATCAGCTTCAAATCGGGCGATCGCGTGAAGATCAACGAAGGCACCTTCGAGAACTTCGAGGGAGAGGTCGACAACATCGACCAAACCAACGGTCGCGTGACGGTGATGATCAACATTTTCGGCCGCTCGACCCCTGTGGAACTCGAATATTGGCAGATCGAATCGATCTGA
- the rplK gene encoding 50S ribosomal protein L11, whose translation MAKQLVAEVKFQVPGGQATPAPPVGTALGRHGINLGQFVSQFNERTRDAGGMPIPVVVRVFNDRSFDFVTKSPPAAALLKQAAGIAKGSGVPNKDKVGTVTRAQVEEIVKTKMADLNSRDVDHARRMVEGTARSMGLNVEG comes from the coding sequence ATGGCCAAGCAACTTGTCGCGGAAGTGAAATTTCAGGTCCCTGGCGGACAGGCGACTCCAGCGCCGCCGGTCGGCACCGCTCTGGGCCGGCACGGCATCAATCTGGGCCAGTTCGTCTCGCAATTCAACGAGCGCACTCGCGATGCGGGCGGCATGCCGATCCCCGTGGTCGTGCGGGTCTTCAATGATCGCAGCTTTGACTTCGTGACCAAGAGCCCACCGGCGGCCGCGCTACTCAAGCAGGCGGCGGGCATTGCCAAGGGATCGGGGGTGCCCAACAAAGACAAAGTCGGCACGGTCACCCGCGCCCAGGTGGAAGAAATCGTGAAGACCAAGATGGCCGACCTCAACTCGCGCGACGTCGATCATGCCCGCCGCATGGTCGAGGGCACTGCCCGCAGCATGGGCCTGAACGTCGAAGGTTGA
- the secE gene encoding preprotein translocase subunit SecE, whose product MASKDETIAGNPILRALFQTGLYKRSQGRMMRQMTFAALALGCALGCWRLMVYLEPSGRRELQYLVPAALLALGLWICYRAVNVPQFADFLIAVEAEMNKVSWPTRDVLFRSTFVVMFTIFFLALTLFLYDFFWSYLLTFLGVTS is encoded by the coding sequence ATGGCTTCCAAGGACGAAACAATCGCTGGCAATCCGATTCTGCGTGCGCTGTTCCAAACGGGACTCTACAAGCGCAGTCAGGGTCGGATGATGCGGCAGATGACCTTTGCGGCGCTAGCCTTGGGATGCGCGCTGGGCTGTTGGCGACTCATGGTTTATCTGGAGCCGTCCGGCCGTCGCGAATTGCAATACCTGGTGCCGGCCGCGCTCTTGGCGCTCGGTCTGTGGATTTGCTACCGCGCGGTGAACGTGCCGCAATTCGCTGACTTTTTGATTGCGGTGGAAGCCGAGATGAACAAGGTATCGTGGCCCACGCGCGACGTGCTGTTCCGCAGCACGTTCGTGGTGATGTTCACGATCTTCTTTTTGGCTCTCACACTGTTCTTGTACGACTTTTTTTGGAGCTATCTGCTGACGTTCCTCGGCGTGACTTCCTGA
- the rplL gene encoding 50S ribosomal protein L7/L12 codes for MATDSATKEFSTSAKELGDRIVGLTLKEAKELSDYLEDVHGIKAAAGGGVMMMAPGAGAGGGAAPAAEEKTEFDVVLEAHGDKKINVIKVVRAATGLGLKEAKDLVEGAPSKVKEGMSKEDAAKLKKELEENGATVSIK; via the coding sequence ATGGCCACTGATTCCGCGACCAAAGAATTTTCCACCTCCGCCAAGGAGCTTGGCGACCGCATTGTCGGTCTCACGCTCAAGGAAGCGAAGGAGTTGAGCGACTACCTCGAAGACGTACATGGCATCAAGGCCGCCGCTGGCGGTGGCGTGATGATGATGGCCCCCGGCGCTGGCGCGGGTGGCGGCGCGGCCCCGGCCGCCGAGGAAAAGACCGAGTTCGATGTTGTTCTCGAAGCCCACGGCGACAAGAAGATCAACGTCATCAAGGTGGTGCGAGCGGCCACGGGTCTGGGCCTGAAAGAGGCCAAGGATCTGGTCGAAGGCGCCCCGAGCAAGGTGAAGGAAGGCATGTCGAAGGAAGACGCCGCCAAGCTCAAGAAGGAGCTGGAGGAAAACGGCGCCACCGTCTCCATCAAATAG
- the rplA gene encoding 50S ribosomal protein L1, translated as MAKQSKRMKGLVKKAPPKTTMALPQAVALLKQFNNTKFDQTVEVAMRLGVDAKQADQIVRGSVVLPHGIGKSLRVVVFAKGDLADQAKAAGATEVGAEDLAKKIREGWTDFDVCIAAPDMMGLVGPLGKVLGPRGLMPSPRAGTVTPEISKTVNEYKAGKVEFRNDAGGVVHGVAGKLSFDADKLAENIRAFIDYVLNIKPTAIKGQYVKSITISATMSPGIGVAA; from the coding sequence ATGGCCAAACAATCAAAACGCATGAAGGGCCTGGTTAAGAAGGCGCCTCCCAAGACCACGATGGCGCTGCCCCAGGCCGTCGCCTTGCTGAAGCAATTCAACAACACCAAGTTCGATCAAACCGTCGAAGTCGCCATGCGACTGGGGGTCGACGCCAAGCAGGCCGATCAGATCGTGCGCGGCTCGGTCGTGTTGCCGCACGGCATTGGCAAGAGCCTGCGGGTGGTCGTGTTCGCCAAGGGGGATCTGGCCGACCAGGCCAAGGCCGCCGGCGCGACCGAAGTTGGCGCCGAGGATCTGGCCAAGAAGATTCGCGAAGGTTGGACCGACTTCGACGTCTGCATCGCCGCTCCCGACATGATGGGGCTGGTGGGTCCGCTGGGTAAAGTGCTCGGTCCGCGCGGCCTGATGCCGTCGCCGCGCGCCGGCACTGTCACTCCGGAAATCTCCAAGACCGTCAACGAGTACAAGGCCGGCAAGGTCGAGTTCCGCAACGACGCCGGCGGTGTGGTGCATGGCGTGGCGGGCAAGCTGAGCTTCGACGCCGACAAGTTGGCCGAAAACATCCGCGCCTTCATCGACTACGTCTTGAACATCAAGCCGACGGCGATCAAGGGCCAGTATGTGAAGAGCATTACCATCAGCGCCACGATGAGCCCAGGCATTGGGGTGGCGGCCTGA
- the rplJ gene encoding 50S ribosomal protein L10 — translation MSKYVKELMTGDLRERLDGIQDCLLVSVAGMDANRSHRLRMELRGKQMHLMVIKNSLARRAVEGTSLAPAFHGLAGPAAVVWGGTDIVDLAKEITRLAADKQYDKLHARGGVMDGAPLSAGEVEQVSKWPSREEQLSILVGQILGPGATLAAQLTSVGGALASQIKEKAAGAEAATEPAAETAADPPPAAADAPAPEAGA, via the coding sequence ATGAGCAAATACGTAAAAGAACTAATGACCGGCGATCTGCGCGAGCGGCTCGACGGAATCCAGGATTGCCTGCTGGTGAGCGTCGCCGGTATGGACGCCAATCGTAGCCACCGGCTGCGAATGGAGTTGCGCGGCAAGCAAATGCACCTGATGGTGATCAAGAACAGCTTGGCGCGCCGTGCTGTCGAAGGCACGTCGCTCGCGCCGGCGTTTCACGGACTGGCCGGGCCCGCCGCCGTCGTCTGGGGCGGAACCGACATTGTCGATCTGGCCAAAGAAATCACGCGCCTGGCCGCGGACAAGCAGTACGACAAGTTGCACGCCCGTGGCGGCGTGATGGACGGCGCGCCGCTGTCGGCGGGCGAGGTCGAGCAGGTCAGCAAATGGCCCAGCCGCGAAGAGCAACTGTCGATACTGGTCGGCCAGATCTTGGGACCAGGCGCCACGCTAGCGGCTCAACTCACCAGCGTGGGCGGCGCGCTAGCCAGCCAAATCAAAGAGAAGGCTGCTGGCGCCGAGGCCGCTACCGAACCGGCGGCCGAAACTGCGGCCGATCCACCGCCGGCTGCTGCTGATGCCCCTGCGCCCGAGGCAGGGGCCTAA